The following nucleotide sequence is from Pararge aegeria chromosome 13, ilParAegt1.1, whole genome shotgun sequence.
gaattgaacgctcatattaactaagaaattatgtcgtgtgttacattagataattaaatcaaattattccgatacgatcattttttcgaccaattttgatgccacatacacccgtccatacacggacgtccagaaaagattatgtttaatgttattatttactatgttaaacaaaaaaattgttattgaaatgtattttatgtgcctgacaaattatttgacttgatattagtgtactcaaattaacctgtaagtgcaatcagtttcgagaaaactgctttttttgaaatgtcgagagtagagcacaacctcaacgcttcgcttatgaggcgtgcaataactCGTTAAGTGAGTCGGAAATTTAGGTTTATTGGACTAAATAAGTTTAAACTTTAATCCGTACGTTACTGTTACGGTGGATGATGTTAAAAATTGGAGACCTTAATGTGTTTGGGGCCTCTCCTAAGGAAAGCGTCATTGCGAACGGGAGTGTAAGACTCAAGGCCATTGCTATAGGAAGGAGATCAAATCTAATAAATCAAAGAACAGCTAGTCTGCTAATAACGATTGATCACGCATCCTTAGATATTTTCGTTGTTATTCCTGAGTATTTCGTTTAGCTGCTATATTAGCTCTTTATTGAGATTTGGTTTTATttggtcacttctgtgggattgCTCTCTGGCTTTGAGTGTTAAGAGTACTGCTAGGCTTTCTCAGGTTGTTCGCCATTGAaggataatattatgtactttctTGTTTGATAATATGCTCTTTGGAATAGTTTTGTCTAAAATAATAtccttaataattataaggttAATAAACGTATAATGCGGGATGATTACCTACGCGATGTCGTTAACTTCGGAATTATGGTTTGAATCCCTAGAGATCTTGGACTAAGTCATGGTCAATTCTCGTTGGTATAATACAAAGAGCATAAACCGACGAAGTAGCGTACAATGCAatgaaaaatattgtagaaCTGTGATTTAGACAAATAACCTAAAAAGGAACGTCAATAATCAAAATAGCCGAAAACTTGCGAAAACTGTTGAAATCATTGATTTCCTTATCTCATTTTCAgttcaaataattatataatcaaaTATTGCAATGAACAGTATCGGAGAAGAGTGTACTGATTTGAAGAAAAGATATGACGACTGTTTTAATTCATGGTTTTCGGAGCGTTTCCTAAAAGGCGATCACGATGATTCTGTGTGCGCTGGGATTTTCAAAGTTTACCAGGAATGTGTAAAGGTATATCGTTATCACATGATGAAATTActaatcaattattttaatttgtccacttttttaaataatggtaTCAAAGAcacctttgttttttataatttcagaaggCAATGAAGCAACAAAATATTGATTTCAAGGAAATAGACAAAGATGTATTGGGTACTGACAGTGAATTTAAAGCACCTCCAGACAACCACAGTTGACAGATTGAAACATGCAGTCTGCTTTGTCCTTATAGTCCGTTCAATATGTGGAATGTGTTTAGTGTCTGCATCACTTATTCAGATAGTAAATAAAGTACAAGTTGGTTTAAGTTTAGTATGTACAGTAGATGACAAagcttattataattttttttatttatcttgttaGTTTGAGAGAGAAATTAGACATAGATTAAAACACAGGTTCACAAGTATTTGCCAATCTATTGTATCTGAGCTGAACTTGAGACCCTGTTTTAGCTCAATGTTGGTAAAGGCGCCAAGTAGTGACTGTAACCAAGTAAAATTATGTCAACTGCTACTGCCAttcaaatgttaaattttaagaCAATGTCtcaaaaaagttacacaccaTTGCAAGCCATTATTTATAAAGTCAGTAAAGAACTTTAAAgctgtatttctttttattaccaaattaattattgattgggcatcatgattatcatcatcatctcaaagttttaattttagctaCTTAACATTGTTTATTAACAATGGGGAGCTGCATCTATTTGATAgtctaaatgttttatttaagaaaatgaacttttattttgtcataatatatataatatgaatggCATTTAgtgtgattattttattgtgtaataaaaaataatatttaagttgtcTAGTATGCTACTTATGTACACAGTATACTATTGTTGTTTCTCTAGATAGTTTCAATCAATTTAAGtagaaatacaaaatatgtaatgCATTATTGAAATGCTTGGATGTAGTTGTTATATTAATGTATCTGTTGCAGTTAttttgttactataaaattgtattaaaaacaatattttattacttatattttacataaactaGTCAGTCTATTTTGCCAGTCAGCTATGAAAACCAGCCTGTTTCACCTAATAAGTgttatatcaatttaataactattttattattctataaaataaataattactttgtaataataaaaactacaaatgaataaattgtatatttgtATTTCAGAAAATTccctattaataaattatatctagAGTCTTCACCCTTATCTTTGGCTGGTGTCCCGAGGTCTGTATGCAATTCCACGACTTTTCATTTCTCTTATTACACCAGCAGGAAGGCGGCCTGATACTGATATAGCGTAAACCCCTTTGCAAAATCTGCCTGTAATTTAAAATAGTGTCAAAATAATGGAATTTGGACACCATATAAATTAAGCATAAATTTGTTTGAAATTCAAGCATTAGAGCTTTAGTTGTGGCATAGTCATAAAAGAACTTTATTCTGTATTtaaatactgtaaaaaaaacatgttaaattttattttacttacttattcTCTGCCATTTGCACACCCAACTATCTTCCGGACTCATTACAGCAATCATCCTGTAATAATCAGATTATAAAACATTGAAAGGCATCAGTGACAgatctaaaattatataaatcattgttattgtatataaatCATGTGGAAAAGAGTTATTTCAGACAAATTTAGTTTAGtacaaatttaaaacaacaGAATTGCcactttatttgtattatataggAATGCTTTAGGAAATATA
It contains:
- the LOC120628987 gene encoding TP53-regulated inhibitor of apoptosis 1-like, which gives rise to MNSIGEECTDLKKRYDDCFNSWFSERFLKGDHDDSVCAGIFKVYQECVKKAMKQQNIDFKEIDKDVLGTDSEFKAPPDNHS
- the LOC120628988 gene encoding transcription elongation factor SPT4, encoding MSLDTVPKDLRGLRACLVCSLIKTFDQFEYDGCDNCDEFLRMKNNKDNVYDCTSNNFDGMIAVMSPEDSWVCKWQRISRFCKGVYAISVSGRLPAGVIREMKSRGIAYRPRDTSQR